A region from the Euzebya sp. genome encodes:
- a CDS encoding alpha/beta fold hydrolase, which translates to MSAPAHTPIGEVAPACIDVPAGDRAAVGATPLVALHGWTGSKEDFVDVVEPLGAVRRVVVPDLPGHGSCPPPSDDDWGLAAHARWVLGLLDAMDLGEVHLLGHSHGGLVAQRVAYLASERLRSLTLLGTGLGALGDDARAMVERVAATARDRGMDAAWAVLGGEAGEGAGGGAVDGRDALVRERFLAMSPDAVVGVGRNLITAMPLGAFLHGIDIPVLVCHGEGDRTWRPREQRMLADRIPTARYAVVPDALHSPATENPTGLLDVLVPFLAAADGAGPGEQPTT; encoded by the coding sequence ATGTCCGCCCCCGCGCACACCCCGATCGGCGAGGTCGCGCCCGCATGCATCGACGTGCCGGCCGGCGACCGAGCCGCAGTCGGGGCGACGCCGCTCGTCGCGCTCCACGGCTGGACGGGCTCGAAGGAGGACTTCGTCGACGTCGTGGAGCCGCTGGGCGCCGTCCGCCGGGTTGTCGTGCCGGACCTGCCGGGGCACGGCAGCTGCCCGCCGCCGTCCGACGACGACTGGGGCCTGGCAGCCCACGCCCGCTGGGTCCTCGGTCTGCTGGACGCGATGGACCTCGGTGAGGTCCACCTGCTCGGCCACAGCCACGGCGGCCTCGTCGCCCAGCGCGTGGCCTACCTGGCGAGCGAGCGGCTGCGGTCCCTCACCCTCCTCGGCACCGGCCTGGGTGCCCTCGGGGACGACGCGCGGGCGATGGTCGAGCGGGTCGCCGCGACCGCACGGGATCGCGGGATGGACGCGGCGTGGGCGGTGCTCGGCGGCGAGGCCGGCGAGGGCGCCGGGGGTGGCGCGGTCGACGGTCGCGACGCGCTGGTCCGAGAGCGCTTCCTCGCCATGTCGCCCGACGCGGTCGTCGGGGTCGGGCGCAACCTGATCACCGCGATGCCCCTCGGGGCGTTCCTGCACGGCATCGACATCCCGGTGCTGGTCTGCCACGGGGAGGGCGACCGGACCTGGCGGCCCCGCGAGCAGCGCATGCTGGCCGACCGGATCCCGACCGCGCGGTACGCCGTGGTCCCCGACGCGCTGCACTCCCCGGCGACCGAGAACCCCACCGGCCTGCTCGACGTCCTGGTCCCGTTCCTCGCGGCGGCGGACGGTGCCGGTCCCGGCGAGCAGCCCACGACCTGA
- a CDS encoding HU family DNA-binding protein, producing the protein MNKSELIASAADAAGMSKSDMNTALDAIVSTITDAVASGEKVSVTDFGNFDHRENAARKGRNPQTGEEIDIAASKTPRFKAAKKFKDAVNK; encoded by the coding sequence ATGAACAAGTCAGAGCTCATCGCCTCCGCGGCCGACGCCGCGGGCATGTCCAAGAGCGACATGAACACCGCGCTCGACGCGATCGTCAGCACGATCACCGACGCGGTCGCCTCGGGCGAGAAGGTCTCGGTCACCGACTTCGGCAACTTCGACCACCGCGAGAACGCCGCCCGCAAGGGCCGCAACCCGCAGACGGGCGAGGAGATCGACATCGCCGCCTCGAAGACCCCGCGCTTCAAGGCCGCCAAGAAGTTCAAGGACGCCGTCAACAAGTAG
- a CDS encoding UbiA family prenyltransferase, whose product MAASHPGPSAVVAITALGLAVAAGAGPGRSALVVAAVACGQLSIGWSNDWLDAVRGLDDDRQDKAVGTGRATVGAVRTAALVALAACVVLSALLGPLAAAVHLVAVAGGWAYNARLKTTALSPLPYLVSFGLLPSVVTAAAGAGAAPVWATATGACFGVGGHFANVLPDLAVDAAAGVRGLPHRVGRAGTLAGTVGALGVGAATVLVVPGDAAVDPLTAGVAAVVAGLLVAVLGLGAARRDEAAYRAAMATGLLIVALLVVRGDALVGAA is encoded by the coding sequence CTGGCGGCGTCCCACCCGGGACCTTCGGCGGTCGTCGCGATCACGGCGCTCGGCCTGGCCGTGGCGGCCGGGGCCGGGCCGGGTCGCAGCGCCCTCGTCGTCGCCGCGGTCGCCTGCGGGCAGCTGTCGATCGGGTGGTCCAACGATTGGCTCGACGCCGTCCGCGGGCTCGACGACGACCGGCAGGACAAGGCGGTGGGCACCGGCCGGGCGACCGTCGGGGCGGTGCGCACCGCGGCCCTCGTGGCGCTGGCCGCCTGCGTCGTGCTGTCGGCCCTCCTCGGCCCCCTCGCGGCCGCGGTGCACCTGGTGGCCGTCGCGGGCGGCTGGGCCTACAACGCGCGGTTGAAGACGACGGCCCTGAGCCCCCTCCCCTACCTGGTGTCCTTCGGGTTGCTCCCCTCGGTCGTGACCGCCGCCGCGGGCGCCGGCGCGGCGCCGGTGTGGGCGACGGCGACCGGCGCGTGCTTCGGGGTCGGCGGGCACTTCGCCAACGTCCTGCCCGACCTGGCCGTCGACGCGGCTGCGGGGGTGCGGGGGCTCCCCCACCGGGTGGGTCGGGCCGGGACGCTCGCCGGCACCGTCGGGGCGCTCGGGGTCGGGGCGGCGACGGTCCTGGTCGTCCCCGGGGACGCGGCGGTGGACCCGCTGACCGCGGGCGTCGCGGCGGTGGTCGCCGGGCTGCTCGTGGCGGTGCTGGGCCTGGGGGCGGCTCGTCGGGACGAAGCGGCCTACCGCGCCGCGATGGCCACCGGGCTGCTCATCGTCGCCCTGCTCGTGGTCCGCGGTGACGCGCTGGTGGGCGCGGCCTAG
- a CDS encoding zinc ribbon domain-containing protein: protein MRCPSCGATNPEGARFCGQCYEVFDAPRREDPDPAQPGRPEPDEPGPASPTAPSTARPVAVGRFASVDGEMVWRCAVCDTTNPSTTFSCDVCGARMDAEEGAGPDVDWAAARRRELLLPGLGHLAAGQAGMGAARMGIAALWLLGAFALALGGTAGLLAATPLVVGMSTIWVTGPGDLDAARAGRPPRLDARRFMYLVIGVTVGVIVLGGLGALI from the coding sequence GTGCGCTGCCCGAGCTGCGGGGCGACCAACCCCGAGGGCGCGCGGTTCTGCGGCCAGTGCTACGAGGTCTTCGACGCGCCCCGGCGGGAGGACCCCGACCCCGCGCAGCCCGGACGCCCGGAGCCCGACGAGCCCGGCCCCGCCTCCCCGACGGCCCCGAGCACCGCACGGCCGGTGGCGGTCGGCCGGTTCGCCTCGGTCGACGGCGAGATGGTCTGGCGCTGCGCGGTGTGCGACACCACCAACCCCTCGACCACGTTCAGCTGTGACGTCTGCGGCGCCCGGATGGACGCCGAGGAGGGGGCGGGTCCCGACGTCGACTGGGCCGCGGCACGGCGACGTGAGCTGCTCCTCCCCGGCCTCGGCCACCTGGCCGCGGGGCAGGCCGGCATGGGCGCGGCGCGGATGGGGATCGCCGCCCTGTGGCTGCTGGGCGCGTTCGCCCTGGCCCTCGGCGGCACCGCCGGGCTGCTCGCGGCCACGCCCCTCGTCGTCGGGATGTCGACGATCTGGGTGACCGGCCCGGGGGACCTCGACGCGGCCCGCGCCGGCCGGCCGCCCCGCCTGGACGCCCGGCGGTTCATGTACCTCGTGATCGGCGTGACGGTCGGCGTGATCGTCCTCGGAGGCCTCGGCGCGCTGATCTGA
- a CDS encoding SRPBCC family protein, whose product MATDSVTESITIAADLPTVYDVVGDYESYPDWLDEFKSAEVLESYDDGWAKQVRFALSSMGLTVHMTLAYTYTDTRVDWRLVDGDMISKNDGSYDMEDNGDGTTTLTYTLEVQSNVPLPGMVRKRIAQKTVTDSLKAIKQRAES is encoded by the coding sequence GTGGCCACCGACAGCGTGACCGAGTCGATCACCATCGCCGCCGACCTGCCGACGGTGTACGACGTCGTCGGCGACTACGAGTCCTACCCGGACTGGCTGGACGAGTTCAAGAGCGCCGAGGTCCTCGAGTCCTACGACGACGGCTGGGCCAAGCAGGTCCGCTTCGCGCTCAGCTCGATGGGGCTGACCGTGCACATGACCCTCGCCTACACCTACACCGACACCCGGGTCGACTGGCGCCTCGTCGACGGCGACATGATCTCGAAGAACGACGGGTCCTACGACATGGAGGACAACGGCGACGGGACGACCACGCTCACCTACACCCTCGAGGTGCAGAGCAACGTCCCCCTCCCCGGCATGGTCCGCAAGCGCATCGCCCAGAAGACCGTGACCGACTCGCTGAAGGCGATCAAGCAGCGCGCCGAGTCGTGA
- a CDS encoding Vms1/Ankzf1 family peptidyl-tRNA hydrolase gives MELTASGIKALVSRPVTDDPVTSVFLNTDGARFPRAADYEARLEALLRDAVAGDDGGSVAADAEAIRRWVGEDFNREGVKGLGLFASGGVIFDRIHTAEPFRNIARVNDRPYVVPLQAMLGRHMHIGLALIERDSARLFRYRLGRMVEYHQIDSDVPGQHDTGGWSQARFARNIEHALLHHFKDAAEAFRQVHTDDAFDALVLAGPHQEVEQFRKTLHPYLEAVVHGEVSLPSAPSKEELLDAFATVEQERVSGRRRELLDRLAAGDGQSERVARGLRHVLEACNERRVETLFVVEGAGQPGYQSATGMLTLHAQDAEAFGGPVTPVEDLIDEVIEQCVLGGARIELFRDPSRLDGHPVAALLRF, from the coding sequence ATGGAGCTGACCGCCAGCGGCATCAAGGCACTGGTGAGTAGACCGGTGACGGACGACCCCGTGACATCGGTCTTCCTCAACACCGACGGGGCCCGGTTCCCGCGGGCTGCCGACTACGAGGCCCGGCTGGAGGCGCTGCTCCGCGACGCCGTCGCCGGCGACGACGGCGGATCGGTGGCCGCAGACGCCGAGGCGATCCGCCGCTGGGTCGGCGAGGACTTCAACCGCGAGGGCGTGAAGGGGCTCGGCCTGTTCGCCTCGGGCGGCGTGATCTTCGACCGCATCCACACCGCCGAGCCGTTCCGCAACATCGCCCGCGTCAACGACCGGCCCTACGTGGTGCCGCTGCAGGCGATGCTCGGCCGCCACATGCACATCGGCCTGGCGCTGATCGAGCGCGACTCCGCCCGGCTGTTCCGCTACCGCCTGGGTCGCATGGTCGAGTACCACCAGATCGACTCCGACGTCCCCGGCCAGCACGACACCGGCGGGTGGTCCCAGGCCCGGTTCGCGCGGAACATCGAGCACGCGCTCCTCCACCACTTCAAGGACGCCGCCGAGGCGTTCCGCCAGGTCCACACCGACGACGCGTTCGACGCGCTCGTCCTGGCCGGCCCCCACCAGGAGGTCGAGCAGTTCCGCAAGACCCTGCACCCCTACCTCGAGGCGGTCGTGCACGGCGAGGTGTCCCTCCCCTCCGCCCCCTCGAAGGAGGAGCTGCTCGACGCCTTCGCGACCGTCGAGCAGGAGCGCGTGTCCGGACGGCGCCGCGAGCTGCTCGACCGGCTCGCCGCCGGTGACGGCCAGTCCGAGCGGGTCGCCCGCGGACTGCGGCACGTCCTCGAGGCCTGCAATGAGCGGCGGGTCGAGACCCTCTTCGTCGTGGAGGGGGCGGGCCAGCCCGGGTACCAGTCCGCAACCGGCATGCTGACGCTGCACGCCCAGGACGCCGAGGCGTTCGGCGGGCCCGTCACCCCCGTCGAGGACCTGATCGACGAGGTCATCGAGCAGTGCGTGCTCGGCGGTGCCCGCATCGAGCTGTTCCGCGACCCCTCCCGCCTCGACGGCCACCCCGTCGCCGCGCTCCTGCGGTTCTGA
- a CDS encoding ArsA family ATPase codes for MRVLLFTGKGGVGKTSVSAATALSTARAGLRTLVMSTDPAHSLADSFDVPLGPDPVEVVGGLDAVQLDAQARLEDNWRDIQDYLIALLRWSGIGEVQAEELSVLPGLEEIFSLIDVQRFAASGDYDVIVVDCAPTAETLRLLSLPDALGWYMERIFPIERKVARVVRPVLGQMTSMPLPADGLHGSVERLYRHLEEVRDLLADTETTSVRLVTNPERMVVAEARRTYTYLSLFGYHVDAVVVNRLLPDAVTDPWFDTWRTRQAEQLEEIRAGFGDVPLLTAPLFDDEMVGIDRLGELAAAVYVEAKPHELLYVGSPLTFEPTDEGWLLTVALPFVAKGEVDAFHRGDELYVKVGSYTRSILLPAALRRCAITGAGLADGRLRVSFRPTGPAGRSRDLPR; via the coding sequence GTGAGGGTCCTCCTCTTCACCGGCAAGGGAGGGGTTGGCAAGACGTCGGTGTCCGCGGCCACGGCGCTGTCCACCGCACGCGCCGGGCTGCGGACGCTCGTGATGTCGACCGACCCGGCGCACTCCCTGGCCGACAGCTTCGACGTGCCCCTCGGCCCGGACCCCGTCGAGGTCGTCGGCGGCCTCGACGCGGTGCAGCTCGACGCGCAAGCCCGCCTCGAGGACAACTGGCGGGACATCCAGGACTACCTGATCGCGCTGCTGCGCTGGTCGGGCATCGGCGAGGTGCAGGCCGAGGAGCTGAGCGTCCTGCCCGGCCTCGAGGAGATCTTCAGCCTGATCGACGTGCAGCGGTTCGCCGCCAGCGGCGACTACGACGTGATCGTCGTCGACTGCGCCCCGACGGCCGAGACCCTCCGGCTGCTCAGCCTGCCCGACGCCCTCGGCTGGTACATGGAGCGGATCTTCCCGATCGAGCGGAAGGTCGCCCGGGTCGTCCGGCCGGTGCTCGGTCAGATGACGTCGATGCCGCTGCCCGCCGACGGCCTGCACGGCAGCGTCGAGCGCCTCTACCGCCACCTCGAGGAGGTCCGCGACCTGCTGGCGGACACCGAGACCACTTCGGTGCGGCTCGTGACCAACCCCGAGCGGATGGTCGTCGCCGAGGCCCGCCGCACCTACACGTACCTGTCGCTGTTCGGCTACCACGTCGACGCGGTCGTGGTGAACCGGCTGCTGCCCGACGCGGTCACCGACCCCTGGTTCGACACCTGGCGGACGCGGCAGGCCGAGCAGCTCGAGGAGATCCGCGCCGGGTTCGGCGACGTGCCGCTCCTGACCGCCCCGCTGTTCGACGACGAGATGGTCGGCATCGACCGCCTCGGCGAGCTCGCCGCCGCCGTCTACGTCGAGGCCAAGCCGCACGAGCTGCTGTACGTCGGGTCGCCGCTGACCTTCGAGCCGACCGACGAGGGCTGGCTGCTCACCGTCGCGCTGCCGTTCGTCGCGAAGGGGGAGGTGGACGCGTTCCACCGCGGTGACGAGCTGTACGTCAAGGTGGGCAGCTACACCCGGTCGATCCTGCTGCCCGCGGCCCTGCGGCGCTGCGCGATCACCGGGGCCGGCCTGGCCGACGGTCGGCTGCGCGTCAGCTTCCGGCCCACGGGGCCCGCCGGCCGCTCCCGCGACCTGCCCCGCTGA
- a CDS encoding PIG-L deacetylase family protein, whose translation MTPGIRAIRRRVRMAGRGVLTGLPPQARELALSLTTRAGHGPTLMPGPPGGPVLVVAPHPDDEAIGPGATLARHADDGDDVRVLVLTSGGATAGGGADVTAVREAETRRALRHLGVEATPTFARLPDGGLPEEVDAVAQLITDHGRDVATVYVPSPLDPHPDPRAAVDGLVASDLGDDVVVFGYEVWAPGPVTVLVDVVEVFARKQAALAEYRTALQTVDYVRSASGLAAYRSASGTLGGRGFAEGFLALPLGEYRALLR comes from the coding sequence GTGACCCCTGGCATCCGCGCGATCCGCCGCCGCGTCCGGATGGCGGGCCGTGGGGTGCTCACGGGCCTGCCGCCCCAGGCCCGCGAGCTCGCCCTGTCCCTCACCACGCGTGCGGGGCACGGGCCGACGCTCATGCCCGGACCGCCTGGGGGGCCGGTCCTGGTCGTCGCGCCGCACCCCGACGACGAGGCGATCGGGCCGGGGGCGACGCTCGCCCGCCACGCCGACGACGGCGACGACGTGCGGGTCCTGGTCCTGACCTCCGGCGGTGCGACGGCCGGGGGAGGGGCTGACGTGACCGCGGTCCGCGAGGCGGAGACGCGACGGGCGCTCCGCCACCTGGGGGTGGAGGCGACGCCGACGTTCGCCCGCCTCCCCGACGGCGGCCTGCCCGAGGAGGTGGATGCGGTCGCGCAGCTGATCACCGACCACGGGCGTGATGTCGCCACGGTGTACGTGCCGTCCCCCCTCGATCCCCACCCCGACCCCCGCGCCGCGGTGGACGGGCTGGTCGCGAGCGACCTGGGAGACGACGTCGTGGTGTTCGGCTACGAGGTGTGGGCCCCCGGGCCGGTCACCGTCCTGGTCGACGTCGTCGAGGTCTTCGCGCGGAAGCAGGCGGCGCTCGCGGAGTACCGCACGGCGCTGCAGACCGTCGACTACGTCCGCTCGGCCTCGGGTCTGGCCGCCTATCGCAGCGCGAGCGGCACCCTGGGCGGCCGCGGGTTCGCCGAGGGCTTCCTCGCACTGCCGCTGGGGGAGTACCGCGCCCTCCTGCGCTGA
- a CDS encoding rhomboid family intramembrane serine protease: protein MVDGSNYPPPQPQDRALGMPSPAPVPTCYRHDDRPTRLACSSCGRPICVDCTRQAAVGQKCPECAAPTGRSRVVNAAQIRGRSGLDGAPVVRAILYVTAAIGVLGFLAPAAWQPVAEPLAHGVAAVEDGQVWRMVSAALVHDPRSFFHVLFNMWALFVFGPDLERRFGSVPFLLFYTASAAAGGLAFQLTNDGGTAIGASGAIFGLFGAYVTSAFLSRHTPAGRAGLNQLLPLLLLNLALPLIIPRIAWEAHLGGLVAGAVMIAAWRAVATQAGTGPDADGQRTVRSLIAGAVLVASLLVALVA from the coding sequence GTGGTCGACGGGTCCAACTACCCCCCTCCCCAGCCGCAGGATCGCGCGCTCGGGATGCCGTCGCCCGCGCCGGTGCCGACGTGCTACCGCCACGACGACCGGCCCACCCGGTTGGCCTGCTCGTCCTGCGGCCGGCCGATCTGCGTCGACTGCACCCGGCAGGCGGCCGTGGGGCAGAAGTGCCCCGAGTGCGCCGCCCCGACCGGGCGCAGCCGGGTCGTCAACGCCGCGCAGATCCGCGGTCGGAGCGGACTGGACGGCGCGCCGGTCGTCCGCGCGATCCTGTACGTCACCGCGGCGATCGGGGTGCTCGGGTTCCTCGCGCCCGCCGCCTGGCAACCCGTGGCCGAGCCGCTCGCGCACGGCGTCGCCGCGGTCGAGGACGGCCAGGTCTGGCGGATGGTCAGCGCCGCCCTGGTGCACGACCCGCGCTCGTTCTTCCACGTGCTGTTCAACATGTGGGCGCTGTTCGTGTTCGGTCCGGACCTGGAGCGGCGCTTCGGGTCGGTGCCGTTCCTGCTCTTCTACACGGCGTCGGCCGCCGCCGGCGGCCTCGCGTTCCAGCTGACCAACGACGGGGGCACCGCCATCGGCGCGTCCGGCGCGATCTTCGGGCTCTTCGGCGCCTACGTGACCTCGGCGTTCCTGTCGCGCCACACCCCGGCGGGCCGGGCGGGGCTGAACCAGCTGCTGCCGCTCCTCCTCCTGAACCTCGCCCTGCCGCTGATCATCCCGCGGATCGCCTGGGAGGCCCACCTCGGGGGGCTGGTCGCGGGCGCGGTGATGATCGCCGCGTGGCGCGCCGTCGCCACGCAGGCCGGGACCGGACCCGACGCCGACGGGCAGCGGACGGTGCGCAGCCTGATCGCCGGCGCGGTGCTGGTGGCCAGCCTGCTCGTCGCGCTCGTCGCCTGA
- a CDS encoding SGNH/GDSL hydrolase family protein has product MVVLGDSLSFHGPEGPVPLADPRLYPNVLGVELDRLTGRPWAVEVWGRAGWGVRELWLALQKDVHLQQQLLIPADAVVLGIGSADQLSVAVPRWVVMALPYLRPTGLRRALRRRIDHVHPALTRLTGGRMRYTPPSVIRHAWSKSVDAIRLFAGEDVPLVAVLPAAHRTTYYGGMTTHHVGTHRLVAELAAAKDVAAVDLAALTRDRLDELNVDGAHWSWAIHADVGTAMARALAAQLHPAPGARTPA; this is encoded by the coding sequence GTGGTCGTCCTCGGCGACTCGCTCTCGTTCCACGGTCCAGAGGGCCCTGTCCCCCTCGCCGACCCGCGCCTGTACCCGAACGTCCTCGGGGTCGAGCTCGACCGCCTGACGGGTCGCCCGTGGGCGGTGGAGGTGTGGGGCCGGGCCGGCTGGGGCGTCCGGGAGCTGTGGCTCGCGCTGCAGAAGGACGTCCACCTCCAGCAGCAGCTGCTCATCCCCGCCGACGCGGTGGTCCTCGGCATCGGCTCCGCCGACCAGCTCAGCGTCGCGGTGCCCCGCTGGGTGGTGATGGCGCTGCCGTACCTCCGGCCGACCGGGCTGCGACGGGCGCTCCGCCGCCGCATCGACCACGTCCACCCCGCCCTCACCCGGCTGACCGGCGGCCGGATGCGCTACACGCCGCCGTCGGTCATCCGCCACGCCTGGTCGAAGTCGGTGGACGCGATCCGGCTGTTCGCCGGCGAGGACGTGCCGCTGGTCGCGGTGCTGCCCGCGGCGCACCGGACCACCTACTACGGCGGGATGACCACCCACCACGTGGGCACCCACCGGCTGGTCGCCGAGCTCGCCGCCGCGAAGGACGTGGCAGCCGTGGACCTGGCCGCGCTCACGCGCGACCGGCTCGACGAGCTCAACGTCGACGGCGCGCACTGGTCCTGGGCCATCCACGCCGACGTCGGGACCGCCATGGCTCGCGCGCTGGCGGCCCAGCTGCACCCGGCGCCGGGCGCCCGGACCCCGGCCTAG
- a CDS encoding TetR/AcrR family transcriptional regulator — translation MRAGRGVATRRTLVRAALDLFADKGVEETAVDEITSAANVAKGTFYVHFQRKQDVLLEWAAELVEAIDSSALPDDDAPAALRALGQQVAARMEEGPRRLVGRVVREMVGNSGDWYRVLGDRETLWSRIIPIVERGQAAGTIRTDMSPLRLSMALTILWLDNVVGWAERENPRPLPDAVALSTDLFLGGAQTPVAERAEG, via the coding sequence GTGCGCGCAGGTCGCGGGGTCGCCACCCGGCGGACCCTCGTGCGGGCCGCCCTCGACCTGTTCGCCGACAAGGGCGTGGAGGAGACCGCGGTCGACGAGATCACGTCGGCCGCCAACGTCGCCAAGGGCACGTTCTACGTGCACTTCCAGCGCAAGCAGGACGTGCTCCTCGAGTGGGCCGCCGAGCTGGTGGAGGCCATCGACTCGAGCGCCCTGCCCGACGACGACGCCCCCGCCGCGCTGCGGGCGCTGGGCCAGCAGGTCGCCGCCCGGATGGAGGAGGGGCCGCGACGCCTGGTCGGCCGGGTGGTCCGTGAGATGGTGGGCAACTCCGGCGACTGGTACCGCGTGCTCGGGGACCGGGAGACGCTGTGGTCGCGGATCATCCCGATCGTCGAGCGGGGCCAGGCGGCCGGGACGATCCGGACCGACATGAGCCCCCTCCGCCTGTCGATGGCGTTGACCATCCTGTGGCTCGACAACGTCGTCGGGTGGGCGGAGCGCGAGAACCCCCGTCCCCTCCCCGACGCCGTCGCGCTCTCCACCGATCTGTTCCTCGGCGGCGCCCAGACCCCGGTGGCCGAGCGGGCGGAGGGGTGA
- a CDS encoding chlorite dismutase family protein: MPTVPSQGWGVLHLFFHFRRAMLEDPVHAGGDFIQRITELDGREGYQVIAFSVLGQKADLGLMVLGPDLDVLDAFATELPNSPLGAGLVPAASYVSLTETSEYTSTGEDERARLVSEEGMDPDDPELEARVQAFDQRMATYVEHKLHPNLPRTRVIGFYPMSKRRLPDANWYELDFAERKRLMGGHARVGRGYRGRVTQLITGSTGLDDWEWGVTLLTDDPATLKEIVYEMRFDEVSARYAEFGPFVTGLVMEPDALVRRLGLSP; this comes from the coding sequence ATGCCGACCGTGCCCAGCCAGGGCTGGGGTGTCCTGCACCTCTTCTTCCACTTCCGCCGCGCGATGCTCGAGGACCCCGTCCACGCCGGCGGGGACTTCATCCAGCGCATCACCGAGCTCGACGGTCGCGAGGGCTACCAGGTGATCGCCTTCAGCGTCCTCGGGCAGAAGGCCGACCTCGGGCTGATGGTCCTCGGCCCCGACCTCGACGTCCTCGACGCGTTCGCCACCGAGCTGCCGAACAGCCCGCTCGGCGCGGGGCTCGTGCCCGCCGCGAGCTACGTCAGCCTGACCGAGACGAGTGAGTACACCTCGACCGGCGAGGACGAGCGCGCGCGCCTGGTCTCCGAGGAGGGGATGGATCCGGACGACCCCGAGCTCGAGGCCCGGGTGCAGGCCTTCGACCAGCGCATGGCCACCTACGTCGAGCACAAGCTGCACCCGAACCTCCCCCGGACCCGCGTCATCGGCTTCTACCCGATGAGCAAGCGCCGCCTGCCGGACGCCAACTGGTACGAGCTCGACTTCGCCGAGCGCAAGCGGCTGATGGGCGGCCACGCCCGCGTGGGCCGCGGCTACCGCGGGCGGGTCACCCAGCTGATCACCGGGTCCACCGGTCTCGACGACTGGGAGTGGGGCGTCACCCTGCTGACCGACGACCCGGCGACGCTGAAGGAGATCGTCTACGAGATGCGCTTCGACGAGGTCAGCGCCCGCTACGCGGAGTTCGGCCCGTTCGTCACCGGCCTGGTGATGGAGCCCGACGCCCTGGTGCGGCGCCTCGGGCTGTCGCCGTGA
- a CDS encoding homogentisate phytyltransferase, with protein MLAVVGLWAMAGAWTGEGPAAAGVGSLALALLAALATNVYIVGINQLTDVEIDRINKPGLPLAAGAITVRTGRTWVALSALVAVGAAVVAGPWLLAAVLIGLAVGTAYSVPPLRLKRFHVAAAASITSVRALTVNLFVYAHFHAGVAGAAAIPQHVWALTGMVLGLTIAISWFKDIPDAVGDAQHGIATLVLRVGLTRVLAVGLAILAACYVSLIVAGVVGLAGVNGTLLAVGHVALLAALAVIARRIDSDDPASLKRFYSQIWLLFFAEYVAFPVAAVL; from the coding sequence GTGCTGGCGGTCGTCGGGCTGTGGGCGATGGCCGGGGCATGGACGGGGGAGGGGCCTGCTGCCGCCGGCGTCGGGTCGCTGGCCCTCGCGCTGCTCGCCGCCCTCGCCACCAACGTCTACATCGTCGGCATCAACCAGCTGACCGACGTGGAGATCGACCGGATCAACAAGCCGGGCCTGCCCCTCGCGGCCGGGGCGATCACGGTCCGGACGGGTCGGACCTGGGTGGCGCTGTCCGCGCTGGTCGCCGTGGGGGCCGCGGTGGTGGCGGGGCCGTGGCTGCTCGCCGCGGTCCTGATCGGCCTGGCGGTCGGGACGGCGTACTCCGTGCCGCCGTTGCGCCTCAAGCGGTTCCACGTCGCCGCGGCCGCGTCGATCACGTCGGTGCGCGCGCTGACGGTGAACCTGTTCGTGTACGCGCACTTCCACGCGGGGGTGGCGGGCGCGGCGGCGATCCCCCAGCACGTCTGGGCGCTGACCGGGATGGTGCTCGGCCTGACGATCGCCATCAGCTGGTTCAAGGACATCCCCGACGCGGTCGGCGACGCCCAGCACGGCATCGCCACCCTCGTCCTGCGGGTCGGGTTGACGCGCGTCCTCGCCGTCGGCCTCGCGATCCTCGCCGCGTGCTACGTGTCCCTGATCGTCGCCGGCGTCGTCGGGTTGGCGGGGGTCAACGGCACCCTGCTCGCGGTCGGCCACGTGGCCCTGCTGGCCGCCCTCGCCGTCATCGCCCGGCGCATCGACTCCGACGACCCCGCCTCGCTCAAGCGGTTCTACTCCCAGATCTGGTTGCTCTTCTTCGCCGAGTACGTGGCCTTCCCGGTCGCGGCGGTCCTCTAG